A stretch of Chionomys nivalis chromosome 26, mChiNiv1.1, whole genome shotgun sequence DNA encodes these proteins:
- the LOC130867129 gene encoding zinc finger protein 431-like, whose translation MLETYRNLITIGYIWEEHNSKEHCQRSRRHERNKKTHDSKKSYESNQCHKAFAHHNSLQMHKRTHTEEKPCECNQCGKAFAQPRNIRLHKITHSGEKPYACNQCGKAFEGPHTLQLHKRTNTGEKPYECNQCGKAFAENSTLQKHKRTHTGEKPYACSQCGKAFAHYSALRIHERIHTGEKPYECSQCGKAFAQHSGLQMHERTHTGEKPYECNQCGKSFARHINLQIHKRSHTGEKPYECNRCSKAFARPSNLQIHKRTHTGEKPYECNQCGKAFVENSALQRHKRSHTGEKPYECHQCGKAFAHYSNLQTHKRTHTGEKPYECNQCGKAFAHHSQLQRHKRTHTGEKPYECNQCGKAFVDHSNLQTHKRTHTGEKPYECNQCGKSFVQHCHLQRHQRSHTGEKPYERNQ comes from the exons atgctggagacctataGGAACCTCATTactatag gatacatttgggaagaACATAATAGTAAAGAACATTGTCAACgttctagaagacatgaaag gaataaaaaaacacatgatagTAAGAAATCCTATGAATCTAATCAGTGTCATAAAGCCTTTGCTCATCACAATTCTCTTCAAATGCACAAAAGGACACAcactgaagagaaaccctgtgaatgtaatcagtgtggtaaagcctttgcacagccTCGTAATATTCGATTGCATAAAATAAcacattctggagagaaaccttatgcatgtaatcagtgtggtaaggcctttgaaGGGCCTCATAcccttcaattgcataaaagaacaaatactggagagaaaccctacgaatgtaatcagtgtggtaag gcctttgctgaaaacagtactcttcaaaagcataaaagaacacatactggagagaaaccctatgcatgtagtcagtgtggtaaggcctttgctcactaCAGTGCTCTTCGAATACatgaaagaatacatactggagagaaaccctatgaatgtagtcagtgtggtaaggcctttgctcaacacagtggtcttcaaatgcatgaaagaacacatactggagagaaaccctatgaatgtaatcagtgcgGTAAGTCATTTGCTCGACACATTAATCTTCAAATCCATAAAAgatcccatactggagagaaaccctatgaatgtaatcggTGCAGTAAGGCCTTTGCTCGACCCAGtaatcttcaaatacataaaagaacacatactggggaaaaaccctatgaatgtaatcagtgtggaaaGGCCTTTGTTGAAAACAgtgctcttcaaaggcataaaagatcacatactggagagaaaccctatgaatgtcatcagtgtggtaaggcctttgcacattACAGTAATCTTCAAacgcataaaagaacacacactggagagaaaccttatgaatgtaatcagtgtggtaaggcctttgcacatcatAGTcaacttcaaaggcataaaaggacacatactggagagaaaccctatgagtgtaatcagtgtggtaaggcctttgtagATCACAGCAATCTTCAAacgcataaaagaacacacactggagagaaaccctatgaatgtaatcagtgtggtaagtccTTTGTTCAACActgtcatcttcaaaggcatcaAAGATCCCATACTGGCGAGAAACCCTATGAACGTAATCAGTGA